The Erinaceus europaeus chromosome 16, mEriEur2.1, whole genome shotgun sequence genome includes a window with the following:
- the PAPLN gene encoding papilin isoform X2, with product MRPLLLVPLLLAASASASSAPRVRRSDAWGSWGGWSPCTRTCGGGISFRERPCSAQRPDGGPGCVGPARSYRMCHPESCPEGAPDFRAQQCAEFDGQEFQGRRYKWLPYYAAPNKCELNCIPHGESFYFRHREAVTDGTPCEPGGRDVCVDGSCRVVGCDLRLDSTLQEDECLRCGGDGSTCYPVTGTFDASGLSRGYNRVLVVPAGATSIRVEEGAASRNFLAVRNVRGDYYLNGHWNISAAQALPVASTLLHYERGAEGDLAPERLYARGPTSEPLVIELISQQPGPWVLFEYHLPRAAPQTRVRWSHGSWSDCSAQCGGGRQSRLVVCTVDSEASPDHECRHQPRPAEQRPCSPQPCPQTGHWKTGPWGPCSASCGGGSQSRSVHCASAGCSGSRGKPPSTRACGLQRCAAWSAEPWGECSGSCGAGVRRRNVTCRGAGGSPLPSTACSRADRPPLAEPCARDCPHLSDRAWRVGTWSLCSQSCDSGTRRRRVVCALGPPGYCGRLQLPKPVAVEACNAQPCPLPPVPHTQAVNTSPRHSPTSLGLWRTPTAASRDQDPHLPASGPAPSLQQPLGSDLGGRDCRHSPHGCCPDGHTASLGPQWQGCPGTSCEQSRKGCARAQRREDAGGVPGAGAPAEPQGQRSQQDEPGACRGSRFGCCYDDVAPAAGPLGEGCAGQPSYAYPVRCLLPSALGSCADWAARWYFVPSVGRCNRFWYGGCHGNANNFASEGECMSSCLGAQRAPLRPGPSHAPRASAQGTRGEGGGSGPGPTGQSRPLPSGGGGIFWPEQEPRPSETHRTPPYAEQAWGQELGPRASTLGGGDRGPAPPSHGSSRAGSEPSLVQAAQGQLVQLYCPDSASRAGWRKDRQPIASDRHRLQPDGSLLIGPLRAEDAGTYSCGSIWPGRASRVHLRVMGGDVAVLKEAQHRNPAQNHRKDTVSSSQLRPQTRLRLDRNQPGVVEAYPGQQIRLTCRAEGFPPPTIEWQRDGQRLASPRHQRHPDGSLVISRVAAEDRGFYACVAFNGQDRDQHWVQLRVLEGLTITGTPSAVTVPEGDTARLPCVVAGGSVNVRWSRNGLPVRADGRRVHQSPDGTLLIRNLGAGDEGSYTCSAYRGNQSASRSTEVKVAPPALVAPLRDPGRDCIDQPELANCELILQAQLCGNEYYSSFCCASCYRTQPQAQPVWQDSPRHHRQLPKGLPEDG from the exons ATGCGGCCGCTCCTGCTGGTGCCCTTGCTGCTCGCCGCGTCCGCGTCCGCGTCCTCG GCTCCAAGGGTGAGGCGGAGCGATGCCTGGGGCTCCTGGGGCGGCTGGAGCCCCTGCACACGGACCTGTGGAGGAGGCATCAGCTTCCGGGAGCGCCCCTGCTCCGCGCAGAG GCCAGACGGGGGCCCCGGCTGCGTGGGACCTGCCCGGAGCTACCGCATGTGCCACCCAGAG AGCTGCCCCGAGGGTGCCCCTGActtcagggcccagcagtgcgCAGAGTTTGACGGCCAGGAGTTCCAGGGGAGACGGTACAAGTGGCTGCCCTACTATGCAG CCCCCAACAAATGTGAGCTGAACTGCATCCCCCATGGGGAGAGCTTCTACTTCAGGCACAGGGAGGCCGTGACAGACGGGACACCCTGTGAGCCTGGCGGACGGGACGTCTGTGTGGATGGCAGCTGCCGG GTGGTCGGCTGTGACCTCAGGCTGGACTCCACCCTGCAGGAAGACGAGTGTCTGCGGTGTGGGGGCGATGGCTCCACGTGCTACCCCGTCACGGGCACCTTTGATGCCAGTGGCCTCagcagag GCTACAACCGGGTCCTCGTGGTCCCCGCGGGCGCCACCAGCATCCGTGTGGAGGAGGGGGCGGCCAGCAGGAACTTCCTGg CGGTGAGGAACGTTCGAGGTGACTACTACCTCAACGGGCACTGGAACATCTCGGCTGCCCAGGCCCTGCCCGTGGCCAGCACCCTCCTGCACTATGAGCGGGGGGCAGAGGGGGACCTGGCCCCAGAGCGGCTGTATGCCCGTGGCcccacctcagagcctctggtcaTTGAG CTCATCAGCCAGCAGCCTGGCCCCTGGGTGCTCTTCGAGTACCACCTGCCCCGGGCTGCTCCCCAGACCCGCGTCCGCTGGAGCCACGGCTCCTGGAGCGACTGCAGCGCCCAGTGTGGTGGAG GTCGGCAGTCCCGCCTGGTCGTCTGCACCGTGGACAGCGAGGCGTCCCCGGACCACGAGTGCCGGCACCAGCCCCGGCCGGCCGAGCAGCGGCCCTGCAGTCCTCAGCCCTGCCCGCAGACCGGCca ctggAAGACAGGGCCCTGGGGCCCCTGCTCGGCTTCCTGTGGCGGCGGCTCCCAGTCCCGCTCCGTGCACTGCGCCTCGGCCGGGTGCTCGGGGTCGCGGGGGAAGCCCCCCAGCACCCGGGCCTGCGGCCTGCAGCGCTGCGCAGCCTGGAGCGCCGAGCCCTGGGGAGAG TGCTCCGGCAGCTGCGGTGCTGGGGTCCGGAGGCGGAATGTGACTTgccggggggccgggggctctcCGCTCCCCAGCACGGCGTGCTCCCGGGCAGACCGGCCCCCCCTCGCCGAGCCCTGTGCGCGCGACTGTCCCCACCTCAGCGACCGAGCCTGGCGCGTCGGCACCTGGAGTCTG TGCTCCCAGAGCTGCGACTCGGGCACCCGCAGACGCCGGGTCGTCTGTGCCCTGGGCCCGCCGGGCTACTGCGGGCGCCTGCAGCTGCCGAAGCCGGTGGCCGTGGAGGCCTGCAACGCGCAGCCCTGTCCTCTGCCCCCCG TCCCTCACACGCAGGCTGTCAACACCAGCCCCAGACACTCCCCGACGTCTCTGGGCCTTTGGAGGACCCCCACCGCAG cGTCCAGAGACCAGGACCCCCACCTGCCAGCCTCAGGCCCAGCCCCGTCTCTGCAGCAGCCCCTGGGGTCTGACTTGGGGGGCCGTGACTGCAGACACAGCCCCCACGGATGCTGCCCTGACGGCCACACTGCCTCCCTTGGGCCTCAGTGGCAAGGCTGCCCCGGGACCTCGTGTGAGCAGAGCAG GAAGGGCTGCGCCAGGGCTCAGAGACGTGAGGATGCTGGGGGCGTGCCAGGGGCAGGAGCTCCTGCG GAACCCCAGGGCCAGCGGTCCCAGCAGGATGAGCCCGGTGCCTGCAGGGGCTCCCGGTTTGGCTGTTGCTATGACGACGTGGCCCCTGCGGCCGGCCCTCTCGGGGAAGGCTGTGCAGGTCAGCCCAGCTACG CGTATCCAGTGCGGTGTCTGCTGCCCAGTGCCCTGGGCTCCTGTGCAGACTGGGCTGCCCGCTGGTACTTCGTCCCCTCCGTGGGCAGGTGCAACCGCTTCTGGTATGGCGGCTGTCACGGCAATGCCAACAACTTTGCCTCCGAGGGGGAGTGCATGAGCAGCTGCCTGGGGGCCCAGCGTGCACCTCTCCGACCGGGACCCTCCCATGCACCCAGGGCCTCTGCCCAGGGCACCCGTGGAGAGGGGGGTGGGAGCGGGCCCGGGCCCACAGGCCAGAGTAGGCCCTTGCCTTCTGGCGGCGGCGGCATCTTTTGGCCAGAGCAGGAGCCCAGGCCCAGCGAGACCCACCGCACTCCACCCTACGCAGAACAGGCCTGGGGCCAGGAGCTTGGGCCCAGAGCCTCCACTCTGGGTGGGGGTGACAGGGGACCTGCTCCTCCCTCCCACGGCTCCTCCAG GGCTGGCTCGGAGCCTTCGCTGGTGCAGGCGGCCCAGGGGCAGCTGGTGCAGCTCTATTGCCCAGACAGCGCCTCCCGTGCCGGGTGGCGGAAGGACAGACAGCCCATTGCCTCGGACAG GCACAGGCTACAGCCCGACGGCTCCCTGCTCATCGGCCCTCTGCGGGCGGAAGATGCCGGCACCTACAGCTGTGGCAGCATCTGGCCGGGCCGGGCCTCGCGGGTCCACCTTCGTGTGATGGGGGGGGACGTGGCTGTGCTgaaggaggctcagcacaggaaCCCAGCCCAGAACCATAGGAAGGACACCGTTTCCTCATCACAGCTGAGGCCGCAGACCAG GCTCCGTCTGGACCGGAACCAGCCCGGGGTGGTGGAGGCGTATCCCGGCCAGCAGATCCGGCTCACCTGCCGTGCGGAGGGCTTCCCGCCCCCGACCATCGAGTGGCAGCGGGACGGGCAGCGCCTTGCCTCCCCCAG ACACCAGCGGCATCCTGACGGCAGTCTGGTCATCAGCCGCGTGGCCGCGGAAGACCGAGGCTTCTACGCCTGTGTCGCCTTCAACGGGCAGGACCGAGACCAGCACTGGGTCCAGCTCCGAGTCCTGG AGGGGCTGACGATAACAGGGACGCCCTCCGCCGTGACGGTGCCTGAGGGGGACACGGCCCGGCTGCCGTGCGTGGTGGCAGGAGGAAGCGTGAACGTCAGGTGGTCCAG GAACGGGCTGCCGGTGCGGGCCGACGGCCGCCGCGTCCATCAGTCCCCGGACGGCACGCTCCTGATCCGCAACCTCGGGGCCGGGGACGAGGGCTCCTACACGTGCAGCGCCTACCGCGGGAACCAGAGCGCCAGCCGCAGCACGGAGGTGAAGGTGGCCCCGCCAG CACTGGTCGCCCCGCTGAGGGACCCCGGCAGGGACTGCATTGACCAGCCTGAGCTGGCCAACTGTGAGCTGATCCTGCAGGCTCAGCTCTGCGGCAATGAGTACTACTCCAGCTTCTGCTGCGCCAGCTGTTACCGCACCCAGCCACAAGCCCAGCCCGTCTGGCAGGACTCACCTCGGCATCACAGGCAGCTGCCGAAAGGTTTGCCTGAAGATGGGTGA
- the PAPLN gene encoding papilin isoform X1 — protein sequence MRPLLLVPLLLAASASASSAPRVRRSDAWGSWGGWSPCTRTCGGGISFRERPCSAQRPDGGPGCVGPARSYRMCHPESCPEGAPDFRAQQCAEFDGQEFQGRRYKWLPYYAAPNKCELNCIPHGESFYFRHREAVTDGTPCEPGGRDVCVDGSCRVVGCDLRLDSTLQEDECLRCGGDGSTCYPVTGTFDASGLSRGYNRVLVVPAGATSIRVEEGAASRNFLAVRNVRGDYYLNGHWNISAAQALPVASTLLHYERGAEGDLAPERLYARGPTSEPLVIELISQQPGPWVLFEYHLPRAAPQTRVRWSHGSWSDCSAQCGGGRQSRLVVCTVDSEASPDHECRHQPRPAEQRPCSPQPCPQTGHWKTGPWGPCSASCGGGSQSRSVHCASAGCSGSRGKPPSTRACGLQRCAAWSAEPWGECSGSCGAGVRRRNVTCRGAGGSPLPSTACSRADRPPLAEPCARDCPHLSDRAWRVGTWSLCSQSCDSGTRRRRVVCALGPPGYCGRLQLPKPVAVEACNAQPCPLPPEVPHTQAVNTSPRHSPTSLGLWRTPTAASRDQDPHLPASGPAPSLQQPLGSDLGGRDCRHSPHGCCPDGHTASLGPQWQGCPGTSCEQSRKGCARAQRREDAGGVPGAGAPAEPQGQRSQQDEPGACRGSRFGCCYDDVAPAAGPLGEGCAGQPSYAYPVRCLLPSALGSCADWAARWYFVPSVGRCNRFWYGGCHGNANNFASEGECMSSCLGAQRAPLRPGPSHAPRASAQGTRGEGGGSGPGPTGQSRPLPSGGGGIFWPEQEPRPSETHRTPPYAEQAWGQELGPRASTLGGGDRGPAPPSHGSSRAGSEPSLVQAAQGQLVQLYCPDSASRAGWRKDRQPIASDRHRLQPDGSLLIGPLRAEDAGTYSCGSIWPGRASRVHLRVMGGDVAVLKEAQHRNPAQNHRKDTVSSSQLRPQTRLRLDRNQPGVVEAYPGQQIRLTCRAEGFPPPTIEWQRDGQRLASPRHQRHPDGSLVISRVAAEDRGFYACVAFNGQDRDQHWVQLRVLEGLTITGTPSAVTVPEGDTARLPCVVAGGSVNVRWSRNGLPVRADGRRVHQSPDGTLLIRNLGAGDEGSYTCSAYRGNQSASRSTEVKVAPPALVAPLRDPGRDCIDQPELANCELILQAQLCGNEYYSSFCCASCYRTQPQAQPVWQDSPRHHRQLPKGLPEDG from the exons ATGCGGCCGCTCCTGCTGGTGCCCTTGCTGCTCGCCGCGTCCGCGTCCGCGTCCTCG GCTCCAAGGGTGAGGCGGAGCGATGCCTGGGGCTCCTGGGGCGGCTGGAGCCCCTGCACACGGACCTGTGGAGGAGGCATCAGCTTCCGGGAGCGCCCCTGCTCCGCGCAGAG GCCAGACGGGGGCCCCGGCTGCGTGGGACCTGCCCGGAGCTACCGCATGTGCCACCCAGAG AGCTGCCCCGAGGGTGCCCCTGActtcagggcccagcagtgcgCAGAGTTTGACGGCCAGGAGTTCCAGGGGAGACGGTACAAGTGGCTGCCCTACTATGCAG CCCCCAACAAATGTGAGCTGAACTGCATCCCCCATGGGGAGAGCTTCTACTTCAGGCACAGGGAGGCCGTGACAGACGGGACACCCTGTGAGCCTGGCGGACGGGACGTCTGTGTGGATGGCAGCTGCCGG GTGGTCGGCTGTGACCTCAGGCTGGACTCCACCCTGCAGGAAGACGAGTGTCTGCGGTGTGGGGGCGATGGCTCCACGTGCTACCCCGTCACGGGCACCTTTGATGCCAGTGGCCTCagcagag GCTACAACCGGGTCCTCGTGGTCCCCGCGGGCGCCACCAGCATCCGTGTGGAGGAGGGGGCGGCCAGCAGGAACTTCCTGg CGGTGAGGAACGTTCGAGGTGACTACTACCTCAACGGGCACTGGAACATCTCGGCTGCCCAGGCCCTGCCCGTGGCCAGCACCCTCCTGCACTATGAGCGGGGGGCAGAGGGGGACCTGGCCCCAGAGCGGCTGTATGCCCGTGGCcccacctcagagcctctggtcaTTGAG CTCATCAGCCAGCAGCCTGGCCCCTGGGTGCTCTTCGAGTACCACCTGCCCCGGGCTGCTCCCCAGACCCGCGTCCGCTGGAGCCACGGCTCCTGGAGCGACTGCAGCGCCCAGTGTGGTGGAG GTCGGCAGTCCCGCCTGGTCGTCTGCACCGTGGACAGCGAGGCGTCCCCGGACCACGAGTGCCGGCACCAGCCCCGGCCGGCCGAGCAGCGGCCCTGCAGTCCTCAGCCCTGCCCGCAGACCGGCca ctggAAGACAGGGCCCTGGGGCCCCTGCTCGGCTTCCTGTGGCGGCGGCTCCCAGTCCCGCTCCGTGCACTGCGCCTCGGCCGGGTGCTCGGGGTCGCGGGGGAAGCCCCCCAGCACCCGGGCCTGCGGCCTGCAGCGCTGCGCAGCCTGGAGCGCCGAGCCCTGGGGAGAG TGCTCCGGCAGCTGCGGTGCTGGGGTCCGGAGGCGGAATGTGACTTgccggggggccgggggctctcCGCTCCCCAGCACGGCGTGCTCCCGGGCAGACCGGCCCCCCCTCGCCGAGCCCTGTGCGCGCGACTGTCCCCACCTCAGCGACCGAGCCTGGCGCGTCGGCACCTGGAGTCTG TGCTCCCAGAGCTGCGACTCGGGCACCCGCAGACGCCGGGTCGTCTGTGCCCTGGGCCCGCCGGGCTACTGCGGGCGCCTGCAGCTGCCGAAGCCGGTGGCCGTGGAGGCCTGCAACGCGCAGCCCTGTCCTCTGCCCCCCG AAGTCCCTCACACGCAGGCTGTCAACACCAGCCCCAGACACTCCCCGACGTCTCTGGGCCTTTGGAGGACCCCCACCGCAG cGTCCAGAGACCAGGACCCCCACCTGCCAGCCTCAGGCCCAGCCCCGTCTCTGCAGCAGCCCCTGGGGTCTGACTTGGGGGGCCGTGACTGCAGACACAGCCCCCACGGATGCTGCCCTGACGGCCACACTGCCTCCCTTGGGCCTCAGTGGCAAGGCTGCCCCGGGACCTCGTGTGAGCAGAGCAG GAAGGGCTGCGCCAGGGCTCAGAGACGTGAGGATGCTGGGGGCGTGCCAGGGGCAGGAGCTCCTGCG GAACCCCAGGGCCAGCGGTCCCAGCAGGATGAGCCCGGTGCCTGCAGGGGCTCCCGGTTTGGCTGTTGCTATGACGACGTGGCCCCTGCGGCCGGCCCTCTCGGGGAAGGCTGTGCAGGTCAGCCCAGCTACG CGTATCCAGTGCGGTGTCTGCTGCCCAGTGCCCTGGGCTCCTGTGCAGACTGGGCTGCCCGCTGGTACTTCGTCCCCTCCGTGGGCAGGTGCAACCGCTTCTGGTATGGCGGCTGTCACGGCAATGCCAACAACTTTGCCTCCGAGGGGGAGTGCATGAGCAGCTGCCTGGGGGCCCAGCGTGCACCTCTCCGACCGGGACCCTCCCATGCACCCAGGGCCTCTGCCCAGGGCACCCGTGGAGAGGGGGGTGGGAGCGGGCCCGGGCCCACAGGCCAGAGTAGGCCCTTGCCTTCTGGCGGCGGCGGCATCTTTTGGCCAGAGCAGGAGCCCAGGCCCAGCGAGACCCACCGCACTCCACCCTACGCAGAACAGGCCTGGGGCCAGGAGCTTGGGCCCAGAGCCTCCACTCTGGGTGGGGGTGACAGGGGACCTGCTCCTCCCTCCCACGGCTCCTCCAG GGCTGGCTCGGAGCCTTCGCTGGTGCAGGCGGCCCAGGGGCAGCTGGTGCAGCTCTATTGCCCAGACAGCGCCTCCCGTGCCGGGTGGCGGAAGGACAGACAGCCCATTGCCTCGGACAG GCACAGGCTACAGCCCGACGGCTCCCTGCTCATCGGCCCTCTGCGGGCGGAAGATGCCGGCACCTACAGCTGTGGCAGCATCTGGCCGGGCCGGGCCTCGCGGGTCCACCTTCGTGTGATGGGGGGGGACGTGGCTGTGCTgaaggaggctcagcacaggaaCCCAGCCCAGAACCATAGGAAGGACACCGTTTCCTCATCACAGCTGAGGCCGCAGACCAG GCTCCGTCTGGACCGGAACCAGCCCGGGGTGGTGGAGGCGTATCCCGGCCAGCAGATCCGGCTCACCTGCCGTGCGGAGGGCTTCCCGCCCCCGACCATCGAGTGGCAGCGGGACGGGCAGCGCCTTGCCTCCCCCAG ACACCAGCGGCATCCTGACGGCAGTCTGGTCATCAGCCGCGTGGCCGCGGAAGACCGAGGCTTCTACGCCTGTGTCGCCTTCAACGGGCAGGACCGAGACCAGCACTGGGTCCAGCTCCGAGTCCTGG AGGGGCTGACGATAACAGGGACGCCCTCCGCCGTGACGGTGCCTGAGGGGGACACGGCCCGGCTGCCGTGCGTGGTGGCAGGAGGAAGCGTGAACGTCAGGTGGTCCAG GAACGGGCTGCCGGTGCGGGCCGACGGCCGCCGCGTCCATCAGTCCCCGGACGGCACGCTCCTGATCCGCAACCTCGGGGCCGGGGACGAGGGCTCCTACACGTGCAGCGCCTACCGCGGGAACCAGAGCGCCAGCCGCAGCACGGAGGTGAAGGTGGCCCCGCCAG CACTGGTCGCCCCGCTGAGGGACCCCGGCAGGGACTGCATTGACCAGCCTGAGCTGGCCAACTGTGAGCTGATCCTGCAGGCTCAGCTCTGCGGCAATGAGTACTACTCCAGCTTCTGCTGCGCCAGCTGTTACCGCACCCAGCCACAAGCCCAGCCCGTCTGGCAGGACTCACCTCGGCATCACAGGCAGCTGCCGAAAGGTTTGCCTGAAGATGGGTGA
- the PAPLN gene encoding papilin isoform X4, producing MRPLLLVPLLLAASASASSAPRVRRSDAWGSWGGWSPCTRTCGGGISFRERPCSAQRPDGGPGCVGPARSYRMCHPESCPEGAPDFRAQQCAEFDGQEFQGRRYKWLPYYAAPNKCELNCIPHGESFYFRHREAVTDGTPCEPGGRDVCVDGSCRVVGCDLRLDSTLQEDECLRCGGDGSTCYPVTGTFDASGLSRGYNRVLVVPAGATSIRVEEGAASRNFLAVRNVRGDYYLNGHWNISAAQALPVASTLLHYERGAEGDLAPERLYARGPTSEPLVIELISQQPGPWVLFEYHLPRAAPQTRVRWSHGSWSDCSAQCGGGRQSRLVVCTVDSEASPDHECRHQPRPAEQRPCSPQPCPQTGHWKTGPWGPCSASCGGGSQSRSVHCASAGCSGSRGKPPSTRACGLQRCAAWSAEPWGECSGSCGAGVRRRNVTCRGAGGSPLPSTACSRADRPPLAEPCARDCPHLSDRAWRVGTWSLCSQSCDSGTRRRRVVCALGPPGYCGRLQLPKPVAVEACNAQPCPLPPEVPHTQAVNTSPRHSPTSLGLWRTPTAASRDQDPHLPASGPAPSLQQPLGSDLGGRDCRHSPHGCCPDGHTASLGPQWQGCPGTSCEQSRKGCARAQRREDAGGVPGAGAPAEPQGQRSQQDEPGACRGSRFGCCYDDVAPAAGPLGEGCAGQPSYAYPVRCLLPSALGSCADWAARWYFVPSVGRCNRFWYGGCHGNANNFASEGECMSSCLGAQRAPLRPGPSHAPRASAQGTRGEGGGSGPGPTGQSRPLPSGGGGIFWPEQEPRPSETHRTPPYAEQAWGQELGPRASTLGGGDRGPAPPSHGSSRAGSEPSLVQAAQGQLVQLYCPDSASRAGWRKDRQPIASDRHRLQPDGSLLIGPLRAEDAGTYSCGSIWPGRASRVHLRVMGGDVAVLKEAQHRNPAQNHRKDTVSSSQLRPQTRLRLDRNQPGVVEAYPGQQIRLTCRAEGFPPPTIEWQRDGQRLASPRHQRHPDGSLVISRVAAEDRGFYACVAFNGQDRDQHWVQLRVLEGLTITGTPSAVTVPEGDTARLPCVVAGGSVNVRWSRNGLPVRADGRRVHQSPDGTLLIRNLGAGDEGSYTCSAYRGNQSASRSTEVKVAPPALSSPLQHWSPR from the exons ATGCGGCCGCTCCTGCTGGTGCCCTTGCTGCTCGCCGCGTCCGCGTCCGCGTCCTCG GCTCCAAGGGTGAGGCGGAGCGATGCCTGGGGCTCCTGGGGCGGCTGGAGCCCCTGCACACGGACCTGTGGAGGAGGCATCAGCTTCCGGGAGCGCCCCTGCTCCGCGCAGAG GCCAGACGGGGGCCCCGGCTGCGTGGGACCTGCCCGGAGCTACCGCATGTGCCACCCAGAG AGCTGCCCCGAGGGTGCCCCTGActtcagggcccagcagtgcgCAGAGTTTGACGGCCAGGAGTTCCAGGGGAGACGGTACAAGTGGCTGCCCTACTATGCAG CCCCCAACAAATGTGAGCTGAACTGCATCCCCCATGGGGAGAGCTTCTACTTCAGGCACAGGGAGGCCGTGACAGACGGGACACCCTGTGAGCCTGGCGGACGGGACGTCTGTGTGGATGGCAGCTGCCGG GTGGTCGGCTGTGACCTCAGGCTGGACTCCACCCTGCAGGAAGACGAGTGTCTGCGGTGTGGGGGCGATGGCTCCACGTGCTACCCCGTCACGGGCACCTTTGATGCCAGTGGCCTCagcagag GCTACAACCGGGTCCTCGTGGTCCCCGCGGGCGCCACCAGCATCCGTGTGGAGGAGGGGGCGGCCAGCAGGAACTTCCTGg CGGTGAGGAACGTTCGAGGTGACTACTACCTCAACGGGCACTGGAACATCTCGGCTGCCCAGGCCCTGCCCGTGGCCAGCACCCTCCTGCACTATGAGCGGGGGGCAGAGGGGGACCTGGCCCCAGAGCGGCTGTATGCCCGTGGCcccacctcagagcctctggtcaTTGAG CTCATCAGCCAGCAGCCTGGCCCCTGGGTGCTCTTCGAGTACCACCTGCCCCGGGCTGCTCCCCAGACCCGCGTCCGCTGGAGCCACGGCTCCTGGAGCGACTGCAGCGCCCAGTGTGGTGGAG GTCGGCAGTCCCGCCTGGTCGTCTGCACCGTGGACAGCGAGGCGTCCCCGGACCACGAGTGCCGGCACCAGCCCCGGCCGGCCGAGCAGCGGCCCTGCAGTCCTCAGCCCTGCCCGCAGACCGGCca ctggAAGACAGGGCCCTGGGGCCCCTGCTCGGCTTCCTGTGGCGGCGGCTCCCAGTCCCGCTCCGTGCACTGCGCCTCGGCCGGGTGCTCGGGGTCGCGGGGGAAGCCCCCCAGCACCCGGGCCTGCGGCCTGCAGCGCTGCGCAGCCTGGAGCGCCGAGCCCTGGGGAGAG TGCTCCGGCAGCTGCGGTGCTGGGGTCCGGAGGCGGAATGTGACTTgccggggggccgggggctctcCGCTCCCCAGCACGGCGTGCTCCCGGGCAGACCGGCCCCCCCTCGCCGAGCCCTGTGCGCGCGACTGTCCCCACCTCAGCGACCGAGCCTGGCGCGTCGGCACCTGGAGTCTG TGCTCCCAGAGCTGCGACTCGGGCACCCGCAGACGCCGGGTCGTCTGTGCCCTGGGCCCGCCGGGCTACTGCGGGCGCCTGCAGCTGCCGAAGCCGGTGGCCGTGGAGGCCTGCAACGCGCAGCCCTGTCCTCTGCCCCCCG AAGTCCCTCACACGCAGGCTGTCAACACCAGCCCCAGACACTCCCCGACGTCTCTGGGCCTTTGGAGGACCCCCACCGCAG cGTCCAGAGACCAGGACCCCCACCTGCCAGCCTCAGGCCCAGCCCCGTCTCTGCAGCAGCCCCTGGGGTCTGACTTGGGGGGCCGTGACTGCAGACACAGCCCCCACGGATGCTGCCCTGACGGCCACACTGCCTCCCTTGGGCCTCAGTGGCAAGGCTGCCCCGGGACCTCGTGTGAGCAGAGCAG GAAGGGCTGCGCCAGGGCTCAGAGACGTGAGGATGCTGGGGGCGTGCCAGGGGCAGGAGCTCCTGCG GAACCCCAGGGCCAGCGGTCCCAGCAGGATGAGCCCGGTGCCTGCAGGGGCTCCCGGTTTGGCTGTTGCTATGACGACGTGGCCCCTGCGGCCGGCCCTCTCGGGGAAGGCTGTGCAGGTCAGCCCAGCTACG CGTATCCAGTGCGGTGTCTGCTGCCCAGTGCCCTGGGCTCCTGTGCAGACTGGGCTGCCCGCTGGTACTTCGTCCCCTCCGTGGGCAGGTGCAACCGCTTCTGGTATGGCGGCTGTCACGGCAATGCCAACAACTTTGCCTCCGAGGGGGAGTGCATGAGCAGCTGCCTGGGGGCCCAGCGTGCACCTCTCCGACCGGGACCCTCCCATGCACCCAGGGCCTCTGCCCAGGGCACCCGTGGAGAGGGGGGTGGGAGCGGGCCCGGGCCCACAGGCCAGAGTAGGCCCTTGCCTTCTGGCGGCGGCGGCATCTTTTGGCCAGAGCAGGAGCCCAGGCCCAGCGAGACCCACCGCACTCCACCCTACGCAGAACAGGCCTGGGGCCAGGAGCTTGGGCCCAGAGCCTCCACTCTGGGTGGGGGTGACAGGGGACCTGCTCCTCCCTCCCACGGCTCCTCCAG GGCTGGCTCGGAGCCTTCGCTGGTGCAGGCGGCCCAGGGGCAGCTGGTGCAGCTCTATTGCCCAGACAGCGCCTCCCGTGCCGGGTGGCGGAAGGACAGACAGCCCATTGCCTCGGACAG GCACAGGCTACAGCCCGACGGCTCCCTGCTCATCGGCCCTCTGCGGGCGGAAGATGCCGGCACCTACAGCTGTGGCAGCATCTGGCCGGGCCGGGCCTCGCGGGTCCACCTTCGTGTGATGGGGGGGGACGTGGCTGTGCTgaaggaggctcagcacaggaaCCCAGCCCAGAACCATAGGAAGGACACCGTTTCCTCATCACAGCTGAGGCCGCAGACCAG GCTCCGTCTGGACCGGAACCAGCCCGGGGTGGTGGAGGCGTATCCCGGCCAGCAGATCCGGCTCACCTGCCGTGCGGAGGGCTTCCCGCCCCCGACCATCGAGTGGCAGCGGGACGGGCAGCGCCTTGCCTCCCCCAG ACACCAGCGGCATCCTGACGGCAGTCTGGTCATCAGCCGCGTGGCCGCGGAAGACCGAGGCTTCTACGCCTGTGTCGCCTTCAACGGGCAGGACCGAGACCAGCACTGGGTCCAGCTCCGAGTCCTGG AGGGGCTGACGATAACAGGGACGCCCTCCGCCGTGACGGTGCCTGAGGGGGACACGGCCCGGCTGCCGTGCGTGGTGGCAGGAGGAAGCGTGAACGTCAGGTGGTCCAG GAACGGGCTGCCGGTGCGGGCCGACGGCCGCCGCGTCCATCAGTCCCCGGACGGCACGCTCCTGATCCGCAACCTCGGGGCCGGGGACGAGGGCTCCTACACGTGCAGCGCCTACCGCGGGAACCAGAGCGCCAGCCGCAGCACGGAGGTGAAGGTGGCCCCGCCAG ccctctccTCTCCGTTGCAGCACTGGTCGCCCCGCTGA